A single genomic interval of Methyloceanibacter caenitepidi harbors:
- the fabZ gene encoding 3-hydroxyacyl-ACP dehydratase FabZ, whose protein sequence is MNESGEIQRPDRVEAADIMKLLPHRYPFLLVDRIVDMDGDRSATGIKNVTANEPYFQGHFPGNPVMPGVLLIEGMAQTAGALCMRFLDEFEEPPLVYFMAIDKARFRRPVIPGDTVHYHVEKMRSRGKVWRFKARALVDGNLVAEAEVSAVIVDTIEAE, encoded by the coding sequence ATGAACGAGAGCGGAGAAATTCAGAGGCCCGATCGGGTTGAAGCTGCCGATATCATGAAGCTTCTGCCCCATCGCTACCCCTTCCTGCTTGTCGACCGCATTGTCGACATGGATGGGGATCGCTCTGCGACCGGCATCAAGAACGTGACGGCGAATGAGCCCTATTTCCAAGGGCATTTTCCCGGCAACCCGGTTATGCCCGGGGTTCTCTTGATCGAAGGCATGGCCCAAACGGCAGGCGCGCTGTGCATGCGGTTCCTCGACGAATTCGAGGAGCCGCCGCTCGTGTACTTCATGGCCATCGACAAGGCGCGTTTCCGCCGCCCGGTGATCCCTGGGGACACCGTCCATTACCATGTGGAGAAGATGCGCAGCCGCGGCAAAGTCTGGCGCTTCAAGGCGCGTGCCCTAGTAGATGGCAATCTGGTGGCCGAGGCGGAAGTCAGCGCAGTGATCGTCGATACGATCGAGGCAGAGTAA
- the gltX gene encoding glutamate--tRNA ligase encodes MTETVITRFAPSPTGFLHIGGARTALFNWLFAKAHGGKMLLRIEDTDRARSTDAAIEAILDGLRWLELEWDGEPVYQFSRAPRHREAAEQLLAEGKAYRCYASPEELQAMREKARAEGGTPGYDGRWRDKDPALAPEGVAPAIRFKAPRDGETVIEDRVQGRVTFANKDLDDFVLLRSDGTPTYMLSVVVDDHDMGITHVVRGDDHLTNAARQTQLFEALGWKTPIYAHVPLIHGPDGAKLSKRHGALGVEAYREMGYLPVALRNYLVRLGWSHGDAEVISTDEMISWFNLEAIGRSPARFDFTKLESLNGHYLRAMPDAEIVSHLKALVPHLADGDALLARIGDDGWDKIERAMPGLKERAKTLIDLLESADYLFAKRPIEPDEKAAKLLEDGGRETLAELLPDLEAVDPWSVAGIEAGVRAFAERTDRKLGKVAQPLRAALTGRTTSPGIFDVLEVLGREEALGRIADQTRAVQSA; translated from the coding sequence ATGACCGAGACCGTTATCACGCGATTTGCGCCGTCCCCGACGGGCTTCCTGCATATTGGCGGCGCGCGTACCGCCTTGTTCAATTGGCTCTTCGCCAAGGCGCATGGCGGCAAGATGCTGCTTCGAATCGAGGACACGGATCGGGCCCGGTCCACGGATGCGGCCATCGAGGCCATTCTGGACGGGCTGCGCTGGCTGGAGCTCGAGTGGGACGGCGAGCCGGTCTATCAGTTTTCGCGCGCGCCGCGTCACCGTGAGGCCGCAGAGCAGCTCCTGGCGGAAGGCAAGGCCTATCGCTGCTATGCGAGCCCGGAGGAGCTGCAGGCCATGCGCGAGAAGGCGCGCGCCGAGGGCGGTACGCCGGGCTACGACGGGAGGTGGCGCGACAAGGACCCGGCCCTGGCGCCGGAAGGTGTTGCGCCGGCGATCCGGTTCAAGGCGCCACGCGACGGCGAGACCGTCATCGAGGACCGCGTCCAGGGCCGCGTGACCTTCGCCAACAAGGACCTGGACGACTTCGTGCTCCTACGCAGCGACGGCACGCCGACCTACATGCTGTCGGTGGTGGTCGATGATCACGATATGGGCATTACCCACGTTGTCCGCGGCGACGACCACCTCACCAATGCCGCGCGCCAGACCCAGCTCTTCGAGGCGCTTGGCTGGAAGACACCGATCTATGCCCATGTGCCGCTGATTCACGGGCCGGACGGGGCGAAGCTGTCGAAGCGGCATGGCGCGCTCGGGGTCGAGGCCTACCGCGAAATGGGCTATTTGCCCGTCGCCTTGCGGAACTATTTGGTCCGGCTCGGCTGGAGCCATGGCGACGCGGAGGTCATCTCCACCGACGAGATGATTTCCTGGTTCAATCTCGAGGCCATCGGCCGCTCGCCGGCACGATTCGACTTCACCAAGCTCGAAAGCCTCAACGGCCACTACCTGCGGGCCATGCCGGACGCAGAGATCGTGAGCCATTTGAAGGCGCTCGTGCCGCACCTTGCGGACGGCGATGCGCTCCTCGCACGCATCGGCGACGATGGCTGGGACAAGATCGAGCGCGCCATGCCGGGCTTGAAGGAGCGGGCCAAGACCCTGATCGATCTCTTGGAGAGCGCGGACTATCTCTTCGCCAAGCGTCCTATCGAGCCCGACGAGAAGGCGGCCAAGCTCCTCGAAGACGGCGGCCGCGAGACCTTGGCCGAGTTGCTGCCGGATCTGGAGGCGGTCGATCCTTGGTCGGTGGCGGGAATCGAAGCCGGCGTGCGAGCGTTTGCCGAGCGAACCGATCGGAAGCTTGGTAAGGTGGCGCAGCCGCTCCGTGCGGCCCTGACCGGCCGAACGACATCGCCCGGTATCTTTGATGTGCTCGAGGTCCTTGGGCGCGAAGAGGCTTTGGGGCGGATTGCCGATCAAACGCGCGCAGTCCAAAGTGCGTAA
- the moaC gene encoding cyclic pyranopterin monophosphate synthase MoaC, translated as MNSPLKSPLSHLNARGEAHMVDVSEKAVTSRTATAEGFVTMAPATLDMILDGTAPKGDVLATARIAGIMGAKKTSDLIPLCHPLALSKVTVDFTPDRENACLRVEATTKVDGKTGVEMEALTAVTVACLTLYDMCKAVDRAMSFSGIRLIEKTGGRSGTFRAP; from the coding sequence ATGAACAGCCCCTTGAAGAGCCCGCTGTCGCATCTCAACGCGCGCGGCGAGGCCCACATGGTCGACGTGTCGGAGAAGGCTGTCACCTCGCGCACCGCCACCGCCGAAGGTTTCGTCACTATGGCGCCGGCGACGCTCGACATGATCCTGGACGGGACGGCGCCCAAGGGCGATGTGCTGGCGACGGCGCGTATCGCCGGCATCATGGGTGCAAAGAAAACCTCGGACCTTATTCCCCTGTGCCACCCCTTGGCGCTGTCGAAGGTCACGGTCGATTTTACACCGGACCGTGAGAATGCGTGCCTGCGCGTCGAGGCGACGACGAAGGTCGACGGCAAGACCGGCGTCGAGATGGAGGCGTTGACTGCCGTCACGGTCGCCTGCCTCACGCTCTACGATATGTGCAAGGCCGTGGACCGGGCCATGAGCTTCTCGGGCATCCGCCTGATCGAGAAGACGGGTGGCCGCTCCGGCACGTTCCGCGCGCCTTAA
- the lpxD gene encoding UDP-3-O-(3-hydroxymyristoyl)glucosamine N-acyltransferase: protein MEHPGFFKRAGPFALGRVAETVGAELGPDTDPDLEIVDVLPLDDAGEGHLSFVDNPKYLPALETTKATACIVAPKFVRKVPSGTAALTMREPYRGFAKAIALFYPESLRPKTAGPAMDGVAALGVHPSVVMEPDVTIEPGAVIGPEAHIGRGTTIAAGAVIGYRVHIGRNSYIGPNASVTHALIGNNVVIHSGVAIGQDGFGFAMGREGHMKVPQIGRVVIQDDVEIGANSTVDRGALRDTIIGEGTKIDNLVQIGHNVIVGRHCIIVSQTGISGSSELGDFVALGGQVGVVGHLKIGAGAQIAGSSNVRGDVPAGARWGGTPAKPVRLWFRELTLLRQLAERKDVKIDQGEGGDGA from the coding sequence ACCGTCGGGGCAGAACTCGGCCCGGACACGGACCCCGACCTTGAGATCGTCGACGTCTTGCCGCTCGACGATGCGGGCGAGGGGCACCTGTCCTTCGTAGACAATCCCAAATATCTGCCGGCGCTGGAGACGACGAAAGCAACCGCATGCATCGTCGCCCCGAAATTCGTCCGCAAAGTGCCGTCCGGCACCGCTGCGCTGACGATGCGCGAACCCTATCGCGGTTTCGCTAAAGCGATCGCCTTGTTCTACCCGGAATCGCTCCGCCCGAAGACGGCGGGACCCGCCATGGACGGCGTGGCGGCCCTCGGTGTTCATCCGTCTGTGGTGATGGAGCCCGATGTGACGATCGAACCCGGCGCCGTCATAGGGCCCGAAGCCCATATCGGACGGGGCACGACGATCGCCGCCGGCGCCGTCATCGGCTACCGGGTCCATATCGGCCGGAACAGCTATATCGGGCCCAACGCCTCGGTGACCCACGCCCTGATCGGAAACAACGTCGTCATCCATTCAGGCGTCGCAATCGGCCAGGACGGATTCGGCTTTGCGATGGGACGGGAGGGCCATATGAAGGTGCCTCAGATCGGCCGCGTCGTGATTCAGGACGATGTGGAGATCGGGGCCAATTCGACCGTCGATCGCGGGGCCCTGCGGGATACGATTATCGGAGAAGGCACGAAAATTGATAATCTCGTCCAAATCGGGCACAACGTCATCGTCGGTAGGCATTGCATTATTGTGTCGCAAACGGGTATTTCGGGCAGTTCCGAGCTTGGCGATTTCGTGGCTCTGGGCGGGCAGGTCGGCGTCGTTGGCCATCTGAAGATTGGCGCCGGAGCACAGATCGCTGGGAGCAGCAACGTACGGGGCGATGTTCCTGCCGGAGCACGCTGGGGCGGCACACCGGCCAAACCGGTCCGGCTATGGTTCCGGGAGCTGACTCTTTTGCGGCAGCTTGCCGAACGTAAGGATGTAAAGATTGACCAAGGAGAAGGCGGGGACGGCGCGTAG
- the gltA gene encoding citrate synthase gives MSIAEELGSNDVDEATVTLRGGEHVMPVRSGTMGPDVIDITSLYGRTGCFTYDPGFTSTASCESKITYIDGDKGVLLYRGYPIDQLAENTTFLETAYLLLYGELPTKEQYDAFTIRITRHTMLHEQMNRFFSGFRRDAHPMAIMVGIVGALSAFYHDSIDIRDPWQREMASIRMIAKMPTIAAMAYKYSVGQPFIYPKNDLDYSANFMRMCFAVPCEEYQVDPILTRAMRRIFILHADHEQNASTSTVRLAGSSGANPFACISAGIACLWGPAHGGANEAALMMLEEIGSVDRIPEYVKRAKDKDDPFRLMGFGHRVYKNYDPRAKIMQKTCHEVLGAVGLQDDPILKVAMELEKIALSDEYFIEKKLYPNIDFYSGITLKALGFPTEMFTVLFALARTVGWIAQWKEMVEDPSQRIGRPRQLYTGATERPFVPMDKR, from the coding sequence ATGAGTATCGCAGAAGAGCTTGGCTCGAACGACGTGGACGAAGCGACCGTCACGCTCCGCGGTGGGGAGCATGTGATGCCGGTCCGCTCCGGTACGATGGGACCGGATGTCATCGACATCACGTCGCTCTACGGCCGAACGGGGTGCTTCACCTACGATCCCGGTTTTACCTCAACGGCGAGTTGCGAATCCAAGATCACGTATATCGATGGCGACAAGGGCGTCTTGCTGTATCGAGGCTATCCGATCGATCAGCTTGCGGAAAATACGACCTTCCTGGAAACGGCCTATCTCCTGCTCTACGGCGAGCTTCCGACCAAGGAGCAGTACGACGCCTTCACGATCCGCATCACGCGGCACACAATGCTCCATGAGCAGATGAACCGCTTCTTCTCCGGCTTTCGCCGCGATGCGCATCCGATGGCGATCATGGTTGGTATCGTGGGCGCGCTGTCGGCCTTCTATCACGACTCCATCGACATCCGGGATCCGTGGCAGCGCGAGATGGCCAGCATCCGCATGATCGCGAAGATGCCGACCATCGCGGCCATGGCCTACAAATATTCCGTGGGTCAGCCCTTCATCTATCCGAAGAACGATCTGGACTACTCGGCCAACTTCATGCGGATGTGCTTCGCCGTCCCGTGCGAGGAGTATCAGGTCGATCCGATCCTGACCCGGGCCATGCGCCGGATCTTCATCCTGCATGCCGATCACGAGCAGAACGCCTCCACCTCGACGGTCCGACTTGCCGGCTCGTCCGGCGCCAACCCCTTTGCCTGCATTTCCGCCGGTATCGCTTGTCTGTGGGGCCCGGCCCATGGCGGCGCAAACGAGGCGGCGCTCATGATGTTGGAAGAGATCGGGTCGGTCGACCGCATTCCCGAATACGTCAAGCGCGCGAAGGACAAGGACGACCCGTTCCGCCTGATGGGCTTTGGGCACCGGGTCTACAAGAACTACGACCCCCGCGCCAAGATCATGCAGAAGACCTGCCACGAAGTTCTCGGCGCCGTGGGGCTGCAGGACGACCCCATCCTCAAAGTGGCCATGGAACTCGAGAAGATCGCCCTTTCGGACGAGTACTTCATCGAGAAGAAGCTCTACCCGAATATCGACTTCTATTCGGGTATCACACTGAAGGCGCTCGGCTTCCCGACTGAAATGTTCACGGTGCTGTTCGCGCTTGCGCGGACTGTCGGTTGGATCGCGCAGTGGAAGGAAATGGTCGAGGATCCGTCTCAGCGGATCGGCCGTCCCCGGCAGCTCTACACCGGCGCCACGGAGCGTCCCTTCGTGCCCATGGACAAGCGCTAG
- a CDS encoding LpxI family protein: MSHRRAADSEPSDAVKVAKIEGPLGIIAGRGSLPAFIADAASADNVPVHIVAIRGEADRDIERFPHTWIKWGEVGKVFTALDKNGCNDLVIIGGVSRPDFKNVRIDLGALKALPFLLSLSKGGDDHILSRIVRFFEQKGYRVHGAGDVLPELLVPEGTLTRRSPSAGDEADMALAFEVVRTLGKLDIGQAAVVSNGYVLAVEAAEGTDAMLERCAAIKQEGRSHGTGTGVLVKAPKPGQEERVDMPTIGPETMLKAAEAGLSGVAVAAQHVLIADYNRTIQIANERKLFLYGAPWGETEA; this comes from the coding sequence ATGTCGCATCGCCGAGCCGCTGATAGCGAGCCGTCTGACGCGGTCAAGGTCGCGAAGATCGAAGGGCCGCTAGGCATCATAGCCGGGCGCGGGTCGTTGCCCGCGTTCATCGCGGACGCCGCCAGCGCCGACAATGTCCCGGTCCACATTGTGGCCATCCGGGGCGAGGCGGACCGAGATATCGAGCGCTTTCCGCACACCTGGATCAAATGGGGCGAGGTCGGGAAGGTGTTCACGGCTCTCGACAAGAACGGCTGCAACGATCTCGTCATTATCGGCGGAGTAAGCCGTCCGGACTTCAAGAACGTCAGGATCGACCTCGGTGCCCTTAAGGCGCTGCCGTTTCTCCTCAGCCTCAGCAAGGGCGGCGACGATCATATCCTGTCCCGGATCGTGCGCTTCTTCGAACAGAAGGGCTACCGTGTTCATGGCGCCGGCGACGTTCTGCCCGAACTCCTGGTGCCCGAGGGAACGCTGACCCGGCGATCGCCCTCGGCGGGCGATGAAGCGGATATGGCGCTCGCCTTCGAGGTCGTCCGTACACTGGGCAAGCTCGACATCGGCCAGGCCGCGGTCGTCTCGAACGGATACGTCTTGGCTGTCGAAGCGGCAGAAGGCACCGACGCGATGCTGGAGCGCTGCGCGGCGATCAAACAGGAAGGCCGAAGTCACGGGACCGGGACGGGCGTCCTCGTAAAGGCGCCGAAGCCCGGCCAAGAAGAGCGCGTCGACATGCCCACCATCGGCCCGGAGACCATGCTGAAGGCGGCGGAGGCGGGGCTCTCCGGCGTTGCCGTCGCGGCGCAGCACGTGCTGATCGCCGACTACAATCGGACCATCCAGATCGCCAACGAACGGAAGCTCTTCCTCTACGGTGCCCCCTGGGGCGAGACGGAAGCGTAA
- the glp gene encoding gephyrin-like molybdotransferase Glp, producing MALISVEDALERALRGLTALGVERVPVAHGAGRVLAEDLSATLTQPPFDSSAMDGYAVRVADVRALPATLALVGTSAAGARFDGILEPGQAVRIFTGAPVPDGADTVVIQEDTEALGDSVLIKEVEAGRHIRPRGQDFMEGDVLLTAGTRLGARALILAAAMNHAELPVRRKPRVAILSTGDEIVPPGSMPGPDEIVASVSYGITALVESLGGVPVDLGIAPDEARALADAITRGADADILVTIGGASVGDRDLVAGALANVGMELDFAKVAMRPGKPLFAGRLGQARVLGLPGNPVSGMVCGLVFLRPMLRALLGDSRKDSLQEAILAAPLAKGGPRQAYHRAISAFAGDGTRTVRPLPSQDSSLMGALARADCLIVQPASSPAVPEGGKVSILPFPD from the coding sequence ATGGCTCTCATCTCCGTCGAGGACGCGCTTGAACGGGCCCTTCGGGGATTGACCGCGCTCGGCGTTGAACGCGTTCCGGTTGCGCATGGCGCAGGCCGGGTGCTTGCGGAAGATTTGAGCGCGACGCTCACCCAACCCCCTTTCGATTCTTCGGCCATGGACGGCTATGCGGTCCGTGTTGCCGACGTTCGCGCCCTGCCCGCGACGCTTGCCCTGGTGGGGACGTCTGCTGCCGGCGCGCGCTTCGACGGCATCCTCGAGCCCGGCCAGGCGGTCCGGATCTTCACGGGCGCGCCGGTGCCCGACGGAGCCGACACAGTGGTGATCCAGGAAGACACCGAGGCGCTCGGAGACAGCGTGCTGATCAAGGAGGTCGAGGCCGGTCGGCACATCCGCCCCCGCGGTCAGGATTTCATGGAAGGCGACGTGCTGCTGACGGCGGGAACGAGACTTGGCGCCCGCGCGCTCATACTGGCTGCGGCGATGAACCATGCGGAACTGCCGGTTCGCAGGAAGCCGCGTGTCGCGATCCTCTCGACCGGCGACGAGATCGTGCCGCCTGGGAGCATGCCTGGTCCCGACGAGATCGTGGCGTCCGTCAGTTACGGCATCACTGCTCTCGTTGAGTCGCTGGGCGGCGTGCCTGTCGATCTTGGGATTGCGCCCGACGAGGCGCGGGCGCTTGCGGATGCGATCACGCGCGGCGCCGATGCGGATATCCTCGTGACGATCGGCGGGGCCTCGGTCGGCGATCGCGATTTGGTCGCGGGCGCGCTGGCCAACGTAGGGATGGAGCTCGACTTTGCCAAAGTGGCCATGCGGCCTGGAAAGCCGCTGTTTGCTGGACGGCTCGGCCAGGCACGTGTGCTCGGTCTTCCGGGGAACCCGGTCTCGGGGATGGTCTGCGGTCTCGTCTTCCTGCGGCCAATGTTGCGGGCGCTTCTCGGCGACAGCCGGAAGGATTCCCTACAAGAGGCGATTCTGGCCGCCCCACTTGCCAAGGGTGGTCCGCGGCAAGCCTATCATCGGGCCATTTCGGCCTTTGCAGGCGACGGTACGCGCACCGTTCGCCCGCTTCCCTCCCAGGATTCGTCCCTGATGGGAGCCCTGGCCCGCGCGGACTGCCTCATCGTGCAGCCCGCCTCGTCCCCTGCCGTCCCCGAGGGCGGAAAGGTCTCTATCCTTCCGTTTCCGGACTAG
- a CDS encoding ComEC/Rec2 family competence protein produces MPGTDDRQDDDGRGWPPDASTRPPGLLPRLARSLTDALEAETDRWILWLPVFFAGGIALYFALPTEPQARLAVAFVLGALGIFIFVRVSPAGAALGLALMALSMGFGAAKLRTELVRAPVLQAELRHVSVQGYVETFERRSDARDRLTIRVVSIGSLTRAEAPERVRVTISGKDTAVAPGEAVSLRATLNPPPEPVAPGDFDFGRRAWFQQLGGIGYATGRVSHLDGAPEPPLSLRLWAGVDRLRDAVGARIRAALPGEDGAIAVALITGERGGIPKHVTEAMRDAGLAHVLAISGLHMVIMAGSVFWLVRALLAAVPALALRYPIKKWAAATALLAATFYLVLSGAAVPTVRAYLMMSIVMVAILLDRPAITMRNVALAALAILTFSPESMFDPSFQMSFAAVIGLVAAYEALSARERLSTVETSALWRRLRWTAALVMGAGLTTLIAGTAVAPFAVYHFHRMTHFGIAANMIVAPLISLLIMPMALLSLIAMPFGLEAWPLQAMGYGIELMVGTAAWVASWPGAVTVLPDLSGWSLALIALGGLWLCLWRTRLRALGLVIAGLGLALAPPGNRPDVLIERDGKTAAIRGEGGLIFPSATAASYSVEKWLLADGDDTDPKVLPPTTPFRCDPIGCVGKVNGKTVALIRESGAIAEDCRRADIVIAPFKLGKACKAPRVIVDRAALSAQGAHALYIEGLSIRTETVADHRGRRPWSRHARSPATDLRKASER; encoded by the coding sequence ATGCCGGGGACGGACGACAGACAGGATGACGACGGGCGCGGCTGGCCCCCGGACGCGTCCACGCGTCCCCCAGGACTGCTGCCACGCCTGGCGCGGTCCCTCACGGATGCTCTGGAGGCCGAGACCGACCGCTGGATCCTGTGGTTGCCTGTCTTCTTCGCGGGCGGCATAGCGCTCTATTTCGCCCTACCCACGGAGCCGCAGGCCCGCCTAGCTGTCGCATTCGTTCTTGGCGCGCTGGGCATATTCATTTTCGTCCGTGTATCGCCCGCCGGCGCCGCCTTGGGGCTAGCGCTAATGGCGCTCTCTATGGGTTTTGGGGCCGCCAAACTACGAACGGAACTTGTCCGCGCACCGGTTCTCCAGGCCGAACTGCGGCACGTGTCCGTGCAAGGCTACGTGGAGACTTTCGAACGACGCAGCGACGCGCGCGACCGGCTGACGATACGCGTAGTCTCGATCGGCTCGCTGACCCGCGCGGAGGCTCCGGAGCGCGTGCGCGTGACCATCTCCGGCAAGGACACGGCTGTCGCTCCCGGAGAGGCGGTGTCCTTACGCGCGACCCTGAACCCGCCACCGGAGCCTGTCGCCCCCGGCGACTTCGATTTCGGCCGGCGGGCGTGGTTCCAGCAGCTGGGCGGCATCGGATATGCCACGGGCCGGGTCAGCCATCTCGACGGCGCTCCGGAACCGCCATTGAGCTTGCGCCTGTGGGCCGGGGTCGACCGGCTTCGTGATGCTGTCGGTGCGCGCATCCGCGCCGCGCTGCCCGGTGAGGACGGCGCGATTGCCGTGGCCCTGATCACCGGGGAGCGGGGCGGCATTCCGAAACACGTGACCGAGGCCATGCGAGACGCGGGGCTCGCCCATGTCCTAGCCATTTCCGGCCTGCACATGGTGATCATGGCGGGCAGTGTGTTCTGGCTCGTGCGGGCGTTGCTCGCCGCTGTGCCGGCTCTGGCACTGCGGTATCCCATCAAGAAATGGGCGGCAGCAACTGCGCTCCTGGCCGCCACGTTCTATTTGGTTCTGTCCGGAGCGGCTGTCCCGACGGTTCGCGCCTATTTGATGATGAGCATCGTCATGGTCGCGATCCTGCTCGACCGGCCTGCCATTACCATGCGCAACGTCGCCCTGGCGGCACTCGCCATTCTCACCTTCTCGCCCGAATCCATGTTCGACCCGAGCTTCCAGATGTCCTTCGCGGCAGTCATCGGCCTTGTGGCCGCCTACGAGGCGCTTTCGGCCCGTGAGCGGCTGTCTACCGTCGAGACCAGCGCCCTGTGGCGCCGCCTGCGCTGGACTGCCGCGCTCGTGATGGGGGCAGGGCTAACGACGTTGATCGCCGGTACGGCCGTGGCGCCCTTTGCGGTTTATCACTTCCATCGCATGACCCATTTCGGGATCGCCGCGAACATGATCGTGGCGCCGCTTATCAGCCTACTGATCATGCCGATGGCGCTCCTCTCCTTGATCGCCATGCCGTTTGGTCTCGAAGCCTGGCCGCTGCAGGCCATGGGATATGGAATCGAACTCATGGTGGGCACGGCGGCGTGGGTGGCGTCCTGGCCCGGCGCCGTGACTGTCCTGCCGGATTTGTCGGGCTGGTCGCTCGCGCTCATCGCGCTTGGCGGACTGTGGCTGTGTCTATGGCGAACGCGACTGCGGGCACTCGGCCTCGTGATCGCCGGGCTGGGACTGGCGCTGGCGCCCCCGGGCAACCGGCCGGACGTGCTGATCGAGCGCGACGGCAAGACCGCCGCCATCCGCGGGGAGGGTGGGCTCATCTTCCCGTCGGCAACGGCGGCGAGTTACAGCGTCGAGAAATGGCTCTTGGCCGACGGCGACGACACCGATCCGAAGGTGCTGCCGCCAACAACGCCGTTTCGCTGCGATCCGATCGGCTGCGTGGGCAAGGTCAACGGAAAGACGGTTGCGTTGATTCGGGAATCCGGCGCCATCGCCGAAGACTGCCGCAGGGCCGATATCGTGATCGCGCCTTTCAAGCTCGGCAAGGCCTGCAAAGCCCCGCGCGTCATCGTGGACCGGGCGGCGCTGTCGGCCCAAGGCGCGCACGCGCTCTATATCGAAGGATTGTCCATTCGGACGGAGACCGTGGCGGATCACCGCGGAAGACGCCCCTGGTCGCGGCACGCGAGGTCTCCTGCCACCGATCTGCGCAAAGCTTCGGAACGGTAG
- the lexA gene encoding transcriptional repressor LexA yields the protein MLTPKQKELLMFIHERLKESGVPPSFDEMKEALDLRSKSGIHRLITALEERGFVRRLPHRARAMEIIKLPESVPQSVAARGRGFSPSVIEGSLGRAASPAAHPVSEGQTIALPIMGRIAAGVPAEAIQTKLDTIEVPPELLAKGEHYALEVKGDSMIEAGILEGDTILIRKCDDANNGDIVVALVDEEEATLKRLRRRGDSIALEAANPAYETRIFGPDRVRVQGRLVGLIRRY from the coding sequence ATGCTCACACCGAAGCAAAAAGAGCTTCTCATGTTCATTCATGAGCGGTTGAAGGAGTCAGGCGTTCCGCCTTCGTTCGATGAGATGAAGGAAGCTCTGGATCTTCGGTCGAAGTCCGGCATTCATCGCCTCATCACGGCACTGGAAGAACGCGGGTTCGTCCGCCGTCTGCCCCACCGGGCACGCGCCATGGAAATCATCAAGCTTCCCGAATCGGTGCCGCAGAGCGTGGCCGCACGCGGGCGCGGTTTCTCACCGAGTGTGATCGAAGGCAGTCTTGGGCGTGCCGCGTCACCGGCCGCGCATCCGGTCTCCGAAGGGCAGACCATCGCGCTGCCGATCATGGGCCGGATAGCCGCAGGTGTGCCGGCCGAGGCCATTCAGACCAAGCTGGATACGATCGAGGTGCCGCCGGAGCTTCTGGCCAAGGGCGAGCATTACGCGCTCGAGGTGAAGGGCGACTCGATGATCGAAGCCGGCATTCTCGAGGGCGATACGATCCTGATCCGCAAGTGCGACGATGCCAATAATGGCGATATCGTCGTGGCTCTCGTGGACGAGGAAGAAGCCACGCTGAAGCGCTTGCGCCGACGCGGCGACTCGATCGCGCTGGAGGCCGCCAATCCCGCATACGAGACCCGTATCTTCGGGCCGGACCGTGTGCGGGTCCAAGGGCGGCTCGTGGGCCTTATCCGCCGGTACTAG
- the lpxA gene encoding acyl-ACP--UDP-N-acetylglucosamine O-acyltransferase, which produces MSNIHATAQVDPGAKLGSNVEIGPFCVVGPHVEIGDDAVIRSHVVIDGRTRIGAGCKIFPFVSVGLEPQDVKYKDDPSTVTIGENTVLREHVTVHRGTSTGHMATRVGSNCFLMIGAHVAHDCQIGDNVTLVNSVALGGHVSVGDGAIIGGLSAVHQFVRIGAYSFVGGMSGVAADLIPYGMALGNRANLNGLNIVGLKRRGFPREQIHEVRKAYRMLFSSEGTMKEQLEDVEAMFSTNELARQIIDFIKSDTDRQFCIPSNVASPSR; this is translated from the coding sequence ATGTCCAATATTCATGCGACCGCGCAGGTCGATCCGGGTGCGAAGCTTGGGTCGAATGTCGAGATCGGGCCGTTTTGCGTGGTCGGTCCCCATGTCGAGATCGGCGACGATGCAGTCATCCGCTCCCACGTCGTGATCGACGGACGCACTAGGATCGGAGCAGGCTGCAAGATCTTCCCGTTCGTATCGGTCGGACTTGAGCCGCAGGACGTCAAATACAAGGACGATCCGAGTACGGTTACGATCGGCGAGAACACGGTGCTGCGCGAGCATGTGACCGTACACAGAGGAACATCGACGGGGCATATGGCGACCCGTGTCGGGTCGAACTGCTTCTTGATGATCGGCGCGCATGTCGCTCATGACTGCCAGATCGGAGACAATGTCACCTTGGTGAACAGCGTCGCGCTCGGCGGCCATGTGTCCGTCGGAGACGGCGCGATCATCGGCGGGCTTTCGGCCGTGCACCAGTTCGTGCGGATCGGCGCCTATTCGTTCGTCGGCGGCATGTCGGGCGTGGCCGCGGATTTGATTCCCTACGGCATGGCGCTGGGCAACCGGGCCAACCTCAACGGCCTGAACATTGTCGGTCTCAAGCGCCGCGGTTTCCCGCGCGAGCAGATCCATGAGGTGCGCAAAGCCTATCGCATGCTATTCTCGAGCGAAGGCACCATGAAAGAGCAGCTTGAGGACGTGGAAGCGATGTTTTCCACGAACGAACTCGCGCGTCAGATCATCGACTTCATCAAGAGCGATACGGATCGCCAATTCTGCATCCCTAGCAATGTCGCATCGCCGAGCCGCTGA